CTCATGATGCTATTAGTATAAACTATTTAGAGAAGAATAAAATCAGCCTTACGACTGATTTTGATGTCTTAATTTTCCATGGCAGTTGCCACAAGCGTATTTTTTCGTATTCATTCGTCTTTTTCTTTGATAAACTTGACCACACGATTCACATTGGTAATAGTGATAAAAAGTATTGCTTTGTATACTTGGTGCATAACGCACTCCATTGACTTGCAGCAACAAATCTTTAAAATCCTTATCGCCATGTCGATAACCTTTACCTGCATAATAGAGATGGTAATGACAAAGTTCATGACGAACAATTTTTCGAAAAGTTCCTGCATCACCCTTTTTGCAGAATTTAGGATTAAAATCCAAATGTCCATCTTCGGGGAAAAAGCGTCCGCCTGTTGTTTGTAGACGTGAATTCCAAGAAGCAGTATGTTGGAACTCTATACCGAAATCTTGACGAGA
This region of Streptococcus mutans genomic DNA includes:
- a CDS encoding SprT family protein yields the protein MNLTDYVKEVSRQDFGIEFQHTASWNSRLQTTGGRFFPEDGHLDFNPKFCKKGDAGTFRKIVRHELCHYHLYYAGKGYRHGDKDFKDLLLQVNGVRYAPSIQSNTFYHYYQCESCGQVYQRKRRMNTKKYACGNCHGKLRHQNQS